The region CTGTCCGAGACGGTGAACGGGCATCCGCTCGTGTACCTGGACAACGCGGCGAGCACGCAGAAGCCGCTGGCGGTGATCGAGGCGCTGGACCACTACTACCGCACGTCGAACGCGAACGTGCACCGCGGGCTGCACGAGCTGGCGAACCGCGCGACCGAGGCGTACGAGAACGCCCGCCTGCGCGTTGCCTCGCTGCTCGGCATCACCGACGCGCACGAGCTGGTGTGGACGCGCGGCACCACCGAGTCCATCAATCTCGTCGCCTCCACATGGGGCGCGGCGAACCTGAAGGCCGGCGACGAGGTGCTGCTCTCGGTCATGGAGCACCACTCCAACCTGGTGCCGTGGCAGCTCCTGGCGCAGCGCACGGGCGCGAAGTTGCGCTTCCTGGACATCGACGACCAGGGGCGATTGGACCTGTCGAACCTGGACGAGGTGCTGACGGAGCGCACGAAGCTGGTCTCCATCGTCCACGTCTCCAACGCGCTGGGCACCGTCAATCCGGTCAGTCAGATCGCGGCGAAGGCGCATGCGGTCGGCGCGCTGATGCTGGTGGACGGCGCGCAGTCCGCCCCGCATCTCCCGGTGGACGTGCCGAGCCTGGGCGCGGACTTCTACGCGTTCTCGGGCCACAAGATGTGCGGGCCCACGGGGATGGGTGGCCTGTGGGGCCGTCGTGAGGTGCTGGAGGCGATGCCGCCCTTCCACGGCGGCGGCGACATGATCGACACGGTGGAGTTGGAGGCGAGCACGTACGCGCCGATCCCGAACAAGTTCGAGGCGGGCACGCCGCACATCTCCGGCGCGGTGGGCCTGGGCGCGGCGGCGGACTACCTGGCATCGGTCGGGCGCGACGCGATCCTGGCGCACGAGCGGCACCTGATCGGCTACGCACTGGAGCGGATGGGCGCGATCCCCGACCTGCGCATCTACGGTCCGACTGATCTGGCGGAGCGCTCGGGCGTGGTCAGCTTCACGCTGGCCGACGTGCATCCGCACGACCT is a window of Longimicrobiaceae bacterium DNA encoding:
- a CDS encoding cysteine desulfurase, translating into MTDSATLAPPAASPLDVERIRADFPILSETVNGHPLVYLDNAASTQKPLAVIEALDHYYRTSNANVHRGLHELANRATEAYENARLRVASLLGITDAHELVWTRGTTESINLVASTWGAANLKAGDEVLLSVMEHHSNLVPWQLLAQRTGAKLRFLDIDDQGRLDLSNLDEVLTERTKLVSIVHVSNALGTVNPVSQIAAKAHAVGALMLVDGAQSAPHLPVDVPSLGADFYAFSGHKMCGPTGMGGLWGRREVLEAMPPFHGGGDMIDTVELEASTYAPIPNKFEAGTPHISGAVGLGAAADYLASVGRDAILAHERHLIGYALERMGAIPDLRIYGPTDLAERSGVVSFTLADVHPHDLATILDSEGVAIRAGHHCAQPLMKRLGVGSTARASFYLYNTTEEVDRLVDALGKARTLFGY